The genomic segment agtgtagcaacggggctgccccggtagagcgcttacacggtacaaagttataccggtgtagcccctgaaagctgcttaaaccggtacaAATCTaatcctgctcgggaggtggtttaagaaatttactccggagtaaatgctagtttgcggggcagcacagattataaaatgggacgtctgaacgctacaggggtagactcgctacgcgtgaggagagttgattacatacgggcattgcataatttgcatcctggtattttccgcttccaaaatggcgaatatcaacaacagaactgcatgtgttccagtgttgccagattgggtggttttaagtgcattttggcgcatTTGAACAtattattttgggctggaaaacatcagcagtttctggcaacactggtgtctttatccacgttgttttcccggcgcttggtgatgccatgacgaccaggaaaaggaagtacattttcacgcatgcgcatatttcatttccgcattattactgtcgtatagcacggtcgcaaaaactgccgtgtgaacgcaagtggggctgcaccggtgctaacacgcttctctctagtaagcaggtttgtgacgtgtaaacgctccacaaaatttacaccggtgtaagatatatcgcaacaaaatacatcggtgcagcatcgatgcaaatatgtgccgtgtgaacacccctattgttGAAAATGCATCCTCATGCTAGTTCACTAGCACTAAAAGCATCATTGAgaatattttgtgaaaaccagatttatttttgtttccattaaagattttttttttttaaaaagactcCACACAAACCCATAAATTGACAAACTAATCACTCGATTATAACAAAATAAATGGCATAAACTGTAAACAAAAGCTTCATctgatggattattattattagcatcgAAGTAGGTCCACGTTACTGTGATCATTTTGTGCTCCCAGCTCTGTCCTTTTATGGAATTTTGTGGGTGTCACTAAATGCAAATGAGCTGTGTCAGGAACAAGCTGTGCATTTTACAGGTGATCAACATACACATGCAAGTACGAAGAAAATCAGTGTTCGTGAAACTTTTTTTGACACTGGTGGAACAATTTTTAGTTTTCTTTGACTTGCACAAACATTTACATGCAACAAAGATTAAAGATTAAACAAAGAGGCCCAGTGTTGCTtctttttagtgtgtgtgtgtgtacctagaTATGAACATAATAGTTCTaattgtgtgggcggcacggtggtgtagtggttagcgctgtcgcctcacagcaagaaggtctgggttcgagccccgtggccggcgagggcctttctgtgtggagtttgcatgttctccccgtgtccgtgtgggtttcctccgggtgctccagtttcccccacagtccaaagacatgcaggttaggctaactggtgactctaaattgagcgtaggtgtgaatgtgagtgtgaatggttgtctgtgtcagccctgtgatgacctggcgacttgtccggggtgtaccccgcctttcgcccgtagtcagctgggataggctccagcttgcctgcgaccctgtagaaggataaagcggctagagataatgagatgagttctaaTTGTTCGGAAggtgttttctataacagcagctctgacagtagagtCACTGCAAAGCAAATCACAGGCTTATTTTTCAGTGCCCTCATTCTGTTTCTGTAGACTAGCAGCTAATTCCCAGGGATGTTTCTGACAGATGCACCACGTGCTATTTACCAAATGAAAATGTATcattgatgtggtgaagttttctgcaaGGAGGTGTGTAAGCTTATGAAACATTTATGGAAGAGGTCTCCAGTATTGACATTTTACaacgggaaagtcttcaggacagagaggTTTGCACTTTACGTTTCTTACAACCTGACGCGCTGTGTTTTATCTTATTGAAGAGACAggaaaaaagaggctggtgagtgAACGGCTGCTTATAGCTGGTATAACATGGTAAAGGCATTCCTCAACATTGAATATAACTATACTggataaaaataaatgaaataagttgttccacgaaatcaagtcgtacgtgaGCACTTCAAggtggttataagccatgtacaacgaggttTGTTTGTTTCGTTATATtcatgttcactggattttgagaaatggagcatttttattttttgcaaatttgataaacacTATACAAAACATCTGTATCGGTATTatcagtaatttgtgaaaaatactttaatagtaattcttgaaaaataaaagatacacTTTCACCATAAAAtacttttctttttttggggtcctcagttagttcagcaacacgctccgccattttgtttttccctactcacGGTCTATGAGCTGATAATttagtagtcgagtagccaatcagagtgcataattgctcatatcccgtgaatgtggatagaatattagcTGATTATGCTGTTAATTCTTTTCCTATAACTTTCCCTCATGATTTTTAGTTCATAGCACAAACACAGCTGTTTATACATTTCGAAAAGATATACTCTTTAAATTTACTATGTGCTGTTCATTATGTCTGAAACGAACGCATTCTTGGTTGAGTTTTAACGTATTTGCATAATGCAGTTTCAGCTTGTGaggaaatgctgttcctaaagaatttattattttatttatttttttttttggtagaaaaAGACTGAACTATGTGAATCATGCCCGCCGTTTGGCAGAGGGGGACTGGACAGGGACCGACAGTGATGAAGAGAAGGAGAAACAGAAAAGCCAGCAGCAGGatgagacggaagaagaagaagggatgGAGGTTGAGCAACGCAAAAAGCTGCCAAAGCACTACGCCAACCAGGTTATAACGGCATGAACATGTAGACTATCTGTTAGGTCAAATAGCATACGGTATGCTTGTGTGATATTTTAAAACTGAAAAATCATCAATATCACAATAAACGATTTAATCGTCCAGAAGCGATAGCCTAAAAAGACAGGAAAAGGAGCATTTCTGCCATTTCATGTTTAAGGATAGGAGGAGAGGGAGGAATAATATTAACAGGCATTCATTCAGGGAAAACTCAGCTGGATGGTGAGTGTTTAAGTGATTCTACTGGAATGCTCCGTAAATagtgaaaataaaaaattaaaacataACTGAACATTTtgacgtaattttttttttttttttttgaaattggtTGTCTAATGTTCACATGGTCAACATTTTCTCTGTtcggtgggaaaaaaaaaatttaacaaaatTGACTCACTTCCTAATTATCAGCATTTACACGGTTTGTAAAGTGTTAGATTTAGATCTGACACTTTATTGTAGATCTGCTTAACCTTTTTAGTCAAaatcttaattttttaaaaaaatctttaatttaaaaaaaaatcaaactgatGTTAAATAAATAGACTTGTCTAATGTTGGCTAAGTTGAATATGCACTGATAGGTTTTTATTGCATGTTAATAAACATTCTCTGTTTACCGTGACAGAAAGTGAGAACACAGGAGATGGGAAAAGGGGGCAGGGCTTTCAGGACATGTTTGTTGATATTGGAGAGTTCAAAAAATCTACGCAGATTTACCCAAACCACTCTATGCACTTTCTCAGCTACTTtatcatttttatcccccgctggctgaaagacccgaagggggattatgtcgtggcgatgtccgtccgtccgtccgtctcaggaagggtgctcaccttctgaaatcaactcctctcacgatttttgaaggaatttcacgaaacttggccaaAGGCAttattatatgtcggtagtatggttattgttttgttcaattcagttgcattttaccagagtttacagcccttgattaacaaccttgtgcttttttacaatttcatgagtgtgttttttccttctgacatcaactcctctcacaagttttggacgaatttctcgaagcttggcgaaaggccttgttataagacagtaatacgcatattgcgatttcatttcatttgtgaaaattttaccagagttttgacccttgatttaaataactttggcaatttcatgagggtgtaggtTCTTCTGAATTCAACTCTTCtcgcaatttgtggaggaatttcaccaaacttggcaaaaggctttgttatatgacagttatacgcatattgaaatttcatttaatttgggcaaattttcccagagttatgcccttgattattaacaaacttgtactttggcagtttcatcaaggtgtgcttgctttctgaaatcaactcccctcacaatttttatccccccgcTGGcctaaaggcccgaagggggatcatgtcctggcgatgtccgtccatcccaggaagggaaatcaactcccctcacaatttttggagggatttcacgaaacttgacaggattctttgttatatgttggtgatACGCAGATTGCAGTttcgttcagttctgtagcattttaccagagttatggcctagttgccagcgggggatattgtgctctcggagcatgcTTGTTTTTCTCATTTTGGGTTTTTCtcaacgtacactaccgttcaaaagtttggggtcactttgaaatgtccttatttttgaaagaaaagcactgttcttttcaatgaagatcactttaaactaatcagaaatgcactctatacattgctaatgtggtaaatggcgattctagctgcaaatgtgtggtttttggtgcaatatctccataggtgtatagaggcccatttccagcaactctcactccagtgttctaatggtacaatgtgtttgctcattgcctcagaaggctaatggatgattagaaaacccttgtacaatcatgttagcaccgctgaaaacagttgagctctttagagaagctataaaactgaccttcctttgagcagattgagtttctggagcatcacatttgtggggtcgattaaatgctcaaaatggccagaaaaaggtcttgactatattttctattcattttacaacttatggtgggaaataaaagtgtgacttttcatggaaaacacaaaattgtctgggtgaccccaaacttttgaacggtagtgtgtttgAATGGATATATTTGCTGAACTTCAGTAATTGGTTCTGGACTTTTGGACACTGTATAATCTGCGATAAACAACACTGGATATCACAGCAACGTAATATCATGTAGGGACAATAATATAATTATAGCATTTAAGCTTAGTGTATGGTAAGACATTAATAGTGGAAGAAATTATCTCGGTTCTCACATTTGCCTCCCTGTTTCTGAATGTGATAGAAATACTCTCTGCTAACTCATAATGCCTCatcttggcctttttttttttttttttaaataaatactccTACAGCTCATATCATACCGGCTGATAATTAAAATGTTGAAATATTGCAGACCCGCACCACAGACTGGTCCTGTGGAGCATTAGTTCAGGGCTGTGTTTTAAACTTTAAACTCTCTGTACAGCTGATGTTGTCAGAGTGGCTGGTGGACGTCCCTGTGGATCTTGGCACCGATTGGCTGCTGGTGGTCTGTCCTGTGGGGAAGCGCTCGCTCATCGTTGCATCCAAGGTTTGGACTAATCACTCTCCTATATGAACATAttgtatctgtttttttttaattactgatGTATAAAAATGTCATGATTGGCTTTTTCATTTTCCTCACTAACTGCCTCAAACCTCAGGGAAAAAGAAGTcgtctttttgtttttcataaaGGCAAAGAAGCCTCGTGATGTGATGTAATATTCATAATGGCCACCATTCCACTTGCTCTTTTATTCATGAGGAAATATTGATTTTTAATTTCTCCATGCAAGCAGAATTTAAATGCCGTGTCGAACAGGAAATTGAACTCGGACATGAATTTGTGTTATAAGGGCCTCATGAAATTGGTTCGAGGGCTGTCGCTGAATGTTAATACacctctttaatttttttttttaaaacattgagAAGGATATGAATACGTTTTGAAGTAGATAACTCATTTTAATTAGATGGTAGTATGAGAAATAAAACACGAGCTGTTATAATAACGCAATCAAAGACGGGTTGGTGGGATTTTCTAGTAACGGCACACTTGTCCAATTATGGTTGCTTTTAATGTTGAGCATCTACAAAAGAAGTTAGTTCCAGGTATCGCTTTAGTTGTAGCATTTATAAAGAGTTATTCTCTCCCCAGCCCTTTTTGTTTAACATGTTACCTTCTCAGCGTAAACTTCACCGTATTAACATTTACACggtttttaatgtgttttaaaaaTGCCCTGTTTTAGTTACCATTGCCCtgcccaaaaaaataaataaatacaagtcacacactaatattttgttggactGCCTTTAACTTTGATTACAGTATGCATTTGCCATGGCATTGTTACGATTACAGAAGCGTATTGCTGTCACaccagaaaaaagttaaaaatcaGTGTCGCGGAATAATGTAAAAAGTTTAACAATATATTTTCATGTTCTTACGTGAAATATTTCATGTTGTAACATGATAATTTGGTATTGCGTTATAATGTGATAGATTCAAACATGAGTTTAAAGTTATGGCTTGAATGAGGTGTGTGTCGGTgggggggaataaactgggtgatgAGGGGACTTGACTAGAACAGTGTTCcctgtgtctgagtgggtttcccccgggtgctccggtttcccccacagtccaaagacatgcaggtggccTAGGTGTGAATATTTCCTAAGCCTGGAATTGggtgggttgtggcaggaagggcatctggcgtaaaactatgctccaattaatatgacgcatggacctggcaacagtgctggacaagggagaagacGATGATGGCTGATTTATGTTGGAAGTAAATGTGTATGACTTTAAGAAGGCTTTGAATACTACAAGAAGGCACATTAGTAGTGTTTTATGTTGGTAATTAATGACTTTTAGATCCGGAGCCACTCTCTGGCCTGAAAATGGGACAGCAGCCAATCACTGGGCATTATTCCCACACACATTCatgcactcattcacacctaaggcCAATTTATCTTCACTACTCCTGCAGATGGTGTGAGGAAACCAAAGagtccaaaggaaacccacatgaacattagggtgcatcagttgccccctaaaaatgaaaagttcctccaatcatgatgcatttttgtttttatgttccttttggtaagaaaacacactgggtgcaatctcatctcattatctctagccgctttatcctgttctccagggtcgcaggcaagctggagcctatcccagctgactacgggcgaaaggcggggtacaccctggacaagtcaccaggtcatcacagggctgacacatagacacagacaaccattcacactcacattcacacctacgctcaatttagagtcaccagttaacctaacctgcatgtctttggactgtgggggaaaccggagcacccggaggaaacccacgcggacacggggagaacatgcaaactccgcacagaaaggccctcgccggccacagggctcgaacccagaccttcttgctgtgaggcgacagcgctaaccactacaccaccgtgctgcccactgggtgaaatattttgacaaaattcaaaagtttaatggtggcaccaggagctcaaagttatggaaaaagctgctattttatgacacaatttcaatcacttttcatgaaacattatggcaccttatagagcaggggtgggcaattattttttccatggggccacatgagaaacagaaaattttgtggagggtcggaccaaaaggctgaactaaattctgcataatattaattgtatttctttatataaagcaataaataacattgtttttacaagctgctaagactggtaagagtatggaagaaacgaggttgccttacaaaaaacgtcatttattcaatcaaatttcccaaaacaatggttaacaaaatgtgaacgtttgtaccatttttttcagtcacattcagcccaaaacacaataaagacatcacaatattgtctttctactccaaatatcaagcaagatgcatcatattataataatgatgcccacatttgtagtctaatcacctcatttggtgttttttatttgttcagtgagagaaatctcgtctctgttggtctttaacgagtgcatcagagtcaggttaaatgtctgaggtggagatgcgaagcacagctgacggatgatcatcagtcgattcggtgtaggaatcagagctacagatcggctcgggctccggcgcctgctggtgacgtcacactatgtgattggctggaccgtttgaaggatgatgtacaagtttgtggttggtctggacaaattacggaagtagttatcgctggattaggtttcgtgggatttcatgtcatgttcatgtcgcgcgcattgcgtttttgttgaacacaacttcaaaataaaagcagtgcacattcagtccattcatggggtaaaattagaaaatacgtttattttgtaatttctaattaaccttacgcgggccggtcagaatgaaccaaagggccggatgcgggccggaaaatgcccaggtccgttatagagtataccaaatatcttagatccacatttttagtacatattctaaatacatTATCAAgcccagtttgagttttagctgttcattgaatcattgttcaactacttttaaacaatacaaatgtattatgaatcacattaatgcttctcaatcccttgcaaaggttcttaacatgatctctggctcacaaggaatcaataaatggagtccaacattgtgattcaaaccttacgcgaaaacataaaataagcgttttttggcaaaaaatgaacctcatggtgccaccattagacttttgaatatggtcaaaaaaattttacaggatgtctttattggtgaaaaggaacacccaaacaaaaatgcatcagattttatgaaagtgagggcaactgatgcaccctaatgaacGTGCAGAAACAGTAACCCGAGCTTAGGAGCCCTGCAAATCACTTGAAATACTATTGAAATTCTCATTGTTTAACATATTGATTGATTAAATTAATTTTGCATAATAGGGCTCTACATCATCATATACTAAAGGTGGATACTGCATGAATCGTTTCCCTTCTTTGCTACCAGGAGGGAACAGACACAACTCGGCCATCGGGAAAGGTTTGTAATACCGGCCTGAACTTATTTAACGTATTTTAAAAACGCCAACTGCAACTGTCTTTTGGGAATTAGGTTTGTTTTATGAATTCCTACAGACTACACCATCCTAGACTGCATTTACAGTGAAGTGGATAGGACGTACTACATCCTGGATGTGATGTGCTGGAGGGGGCATCCTGTCTACAACTGTACAGTGAGTCCATTTATTCTTTGAGTTTAATCATGATTTCAGTGCTGTCGTTGCTTTTTACATCCTGATGTTTGCAAATGGGTGTTCTTTTACTGAATTGTTTAGACAACACGCATACTTGGCAACCAAGTACGGTATAAGTGAACTGTATTGAAATTTTTAATAACAGACGGAGTTCCGGTTTTACTGGTTGCAGTCGAAGGTTAAAGAAGTGGAAGGACTTTCAGAGATTTGCAGACGAAACCCTGTGAGTTCCTTATTCGTACGAAAGGCTAAAGGTTTAACAGTAGGTTATTATCTAACGTACTGGCTATCTTGTTCCCCCACATTTGTTTGCAGTTCCGTTTTGTGAGTCTGAACAGCATCAGCTGCACAACAGAGTCCATTCAAAAGGCCCTGGCACACGACTACAGCTTCAGCGTAAGAGCATTGGAATGTTTTATTCATGCATGTAATTGAACTGTTTTGAAAAACAACTTGTTTCTCTGGTGGGGTTTCCAGAGTGGATTATATGGAAagtctggtggtgtagtggttggcaacgtcacctcagagcaagaaggttctgggtttgagcccagcagccgacaggggcctttctgtgtggggtttgtatgttctccccgtgtctgcgtgggtttcctccgggtgctctggtttccccccacggtccaaagacatgcaggttagattaacatggggcagccatggcctgaggttgggctgaagtgcccttgagcaaggcacctaaccccaactattccctgggcactgtagcatagctgccaatagagatcttgcagtcacgtgaccggaaagtacacagccgccatcttgtcggtaaaaaacaccgctgaatactgctgcactcgtgtacagaatggatcaatttcaaccgacggactacacggctcatttttctaatgaacagataactagatatatgtctaaaataaacgatctacagattagtgactcttatggcttaccggatggagttttcacgaccggattttgaactgccagcggaatacccggacgtgtataattacctcatcaactttccctcgctgttcagtggtgaagcactgcgtgcctataaatctctggacagttatctttacagaaattcaggatttgtcagcgactcagatgtggcatcttgtaaacaagaatcctcattggacgggtaagtcacttaagaattgagtatagcactgaccagccgattatagaataaggtaattccaaatcgtccgtcttgtttaccatggatctggcgttggagaggtagaggcttagcagtggaggtttgagtggctgttttctgagcttagtcaacaggccggctctgcagcctcgcttttgcttccgctcccgacgccgcctccttcgctttgcttctgataacaatccacggagaccccgctggtctcgctatctcgtccggaatgttgtgcatgcgatggaaatcgctacaaaccgtcattttctgctggaaaccaatgtccagtaagtccatacggttgtagtggatattgaagtctggtacagacgaacaacacgcaaaaatacacacaaaaaacataaaaaacgtgcacaggtagggagagcttgtagccgcagccgttgtagtagaattgtatatagtagggttttccagaagaaaaggtagaagtaaaagcagaaatagaaccagaagtagaagtagaaggcggaaatatggcatttgactgacaagatggcgtctgtcacaatctggattggctgtgacgtcacatgcaagtgctccatagggctgaacgatctatcgttttcgaccgaaaatcgcgatctcagacaacacgattttgggatcgtcaaagccgcgtttttt from the Neoarius graeffei isolate fNeoGra1 chromosome 2, fNeoGra1.pri, whole genome shotgun sequence genome contains:
- the snupn gene encoding snurportin-1, which gives rise to MDALTEALSSSFCVTKEANSTSAPHPRLAQYKSKYNALEQNERRRKFLQEQKQKRLNYVNHARRLAEGDWTGTDSDEEKEKQKSQQQDETEEEEGMEVEQRKKLPKHYANQLMLSEWLVDVPVDLGTDWLLVVCPVGKRSLIVASKGSTSSYTKGGYCMNRFPSLLPGGNRHNSAIGKDYTILDCIYSEVDRTYYILDVMCWRGHPVYNCTTEFRFYWLQSKVKEVEGLSEICRRNPFRFVSLNSISCTTESIQKALAHDYSFSVDGLLFYHHETHYTPGTTPLVGWLRPYMVPDILGIEVPQCPLTTKPDYAAHQMQQILEQKKQSSQVRPADQDGRYELEHLSTPDAATIKHTQRPDC